Proteins encoded together in one Candidatus Sulfotelmatobacter sp. window:
- the pstS gene encoding phosphate ABC transporter substrate-binding protein PstS, protein MLSLACESKPNSEYTITASADAPTSVLGASGSTFIAPLMDKWAAAYHQTHPKVEINYRPIGSGGGIEEMKQGYLSFGASDAPLSDDQIKDLRRPIIQVPASAGPVCIVYNLSSLSVPLKLSAKSLSDIYLGNVINWEDPEIAKDNPGVKLPKGAIIVVHRSDGSGTTNIFTSYLSKVNHYWQWRVGQGLSVSWPIGLGTEGSKALLAMVRQTPGTIGYIELSYAKHDGAPVASIQNQAGHFVQPSSASAAAAIAASSDALAKDVRTPIVDPPTAAADAYPISGLTFILIPKDRTDVAQQETVKDFIAFALSSGQDSAEELSYAKLPETVKKQGQALLNQLTANGQPLK, encoded by the coding sequence TTGCTCTCACTGGCCTGCGAGTCGAAACCTAACTCTGAATACACGATCACTGCGTCCGCCGATGCGCCGACGAGTGTCCTGGGCGCCTCAGGAAGCACTTTCATCGCCCCGCTCATGGACAAGTGGGCCGCTGCTTACCATCAGACTCACCCTAAGGTCGAGATCAATTATCGCCCAATTGGCAGCGGGGGCGGAATCGAAGAGATGAAGCAAGGGTATCTCAGCTTTGGCGCTAGTGACGCACCTTTGAGCGACGATCAAATCAAGGACCTGCGCCGCCCGATTATCCAGGTTCCCGCCAGTGCCGGGCCCGTTTGCATCGTTTACAACCTCTCCAGTCTGAGCGTTCCACTCAAACTCAGCGCCAAGAGTTTGAGCGATATTTATCTGGGGAACGTCATCAATTGGGAGGATCCAGAGATTGCGAAAGACAATCCGGGAGTTAAATTACCAAAAGGCGCGATCATTGTTGTACATCGCTCCGACGGCAGCGGTACGACGAACATTTTCACTTCATACCTTTCCAAAGTTAATCACTATTGGCAATGGAGGGTGGGACAAGGATTGTCGGTGAGCTGGCCAATTGGTTTGGGCACAGAAGGAAGCAAAGCGTTGCTAGCCATGGTCAGGCAAACGCCTGGAACCATCGGTTATATAGAGTTGAGTTACGCAAAGCACGATGGCGCACCGGTCGCTTCCATTCAGAACCAGGCTGGCCATTTTGTGCAACCGTCGTCTGCCAGCGCCGCCGCGGCAATCGCCGCTTCCAGCGACGCCCTGGCGAAGGATGTACGTACGCCGATTGTCGATCCGCCCACGGCTGCCGCCGATGCTTATCCAATATCGGGGCTGACTTTCATCCTCATACCGAAAGACCGCACGGATGTGGCCCAGCAGGAGACAGTCAAAGACTTCATTGCCTTCGCACTTTCCTCGGGTCAAGATTCCGCCGAAGAATTGTCGTATGCCAAACTCCCGGAAACTGTTAAGAAACAGGGGCAAGCACTGCTTAATCAGTTGACGGCCAATGGCCAGCCGCTGAAATGA
- the pstB gene encoding phosphate ABC transporter ATP-binding protein PstB yields the protein MNEAGGGPTLTFDGGKSALQPPFSVNNLNFYYGAHQALHDISIVIADKVVTALIGPSGCGKSTFLRTLNRMYEVVPNARLTGEILLRGEDLLSLEASILRRRVGMVFQSPNPFPKSIFDNVAYGARISGEFSRASIPDLVEHSLKRAALWDEVKDKLRRSAMALSGGQQQRLCIARALALNPEILLLDEPCSALDPISTAKIEELIFSLKDSCAMVIVTHNMQQAARVGDFTGFFLMGKLVEFNRSNVIFENPASKQTEDYITGRFG from the coding sequence ATGAATGAAGCGGGCGGAGGCCCCACTCTAACTTTCGATGGGGGAAAGTCGGCTTTGCAGCCGCCGTTCTCTGTTAACAATTTGAACTTTTACTATGGGGCTCATCAGGCCCTGCACGACATCTCGATTGTCATCGCAGATAAGGTTGTTACTGCACTAATCGGGCCCTCGGGATGCGGCAAATCAACGTTTCTGCGGACCCTAAATCGCATGTATGAGGTCGTGCCGAACGCGCGTCTGACGGGGGAGATCTTGCTTCGCGGCGAGGATCTGCTTTCGCTTGAGGCCTCGATCCTGCGGCGGCGCGTGGGTATGGTCTTTCAAAGTCCAAATCCTTTCCCAAAGAGCATTTTTGATAATGTCGCCTACGGCGCCAGGATCTCAGGCGAGTTTTCGCGCGCATCCATCCCCGACCTCGTGGAACATAGCCTGAAACGAGCTGCTCTTTGGGACGAAGTCAAAGATAAGCTTCGTCGTTCGGCTATGGCCCTCTCGGGTGGACAGCAACAGCGTCTCTGCATCGCGAGAGCCTTGGCCCTCAATCCTGAAATCCTGCTGCTCGACGAGCCTTGTTCGGCACTGGATCCGATTTCCACCGCAAAGATCGAAGAGTTGATCTTCAGCCTCAAAGACAGCTGCGCCATGGTGATTGTGACCCACAACATGCAGCAAGCGGCACGAGTCGGAGATTTCACCGGCTTTTTCCTTATGGGTAAGTTGGTCGAGTTCAATCGGTCCAACGTCATTTTTGAGAACCCAGCGAGCAAACAAACCGAAGACTACATTACCGGCCGGTTCGGCTAA
- the pstA gene encoding phosphate ABC transporter permease PstA yields MDSKYKASFLGHTESNWRRWRGTLGFAFTGLATLLCLGALFSILGYLVFNGIGAINWNFLVKEPAAVGEPGGGIAPSLLGTGILVAISMIIGVPLGVGVGIYLSEIAGDTPFARITRTAINTFIGVPSIVVGIFVYFILVKPTNTFSAVAGGLALGIIMIPIMARTTEDVLRLVPNSVREGGLALGAPKWRVTFDLVLPAARAGVITGGVLAVARVAGETAPLILTALGNEYYPSGLFRPIDEITLRILKYARGPYDVWHQQAYGAALLLVLGVAIGSLLLRITTRDRYAAT; encoded by the coding sequence ATGGATTCAAAGTATAAGGCCTCATTCTTGGGACACACCGAGAGCAATTGGCGACGATGGCGCGGAACTCTGGGCTTTGCGTTTACGGGCCTTGCAACCTTGCTGTGCCTGGGAGCATTATTTTCGATCCTCGGGTATTTGGTATTCAATGGCATTGGCGCAATTAACTGGAACTTTCTCGTAAAAGAGCCCGCCGCTGTTGGGGAGCCAGGCGGCGGCATCGCACCTTCCTTATTAGGGACTGGAATTCTGGTTGCAATCTCAATGATCATCGGCGTGCCTCTTGGTGTCGGTGTCGGCATATACCTCTCGGAAATTGCTGGCGACACGCCATTCGCCCGAATCACTCGTACGGCAATCAACACATTCATTGGTGTGCCGTCGATCGTCGTCGGAATTTTCGTTTATTTCATTCTGGTCAAACCAACCAACACGTTTTCGGCGGTGGCCGGAGGGTTGGCGCTAGGGATCATCATGATCCCCATCATGGCACGAACTACGGAAGATGTTTTGCGGTTGGTTCCCAACAGCGTTCGTGAAGGCGGGCTCGCCCTTGGAGCACCGAAATGGCGGGTTACCTTCGATTTAGTGCTGCCGGCGGCACGAGCTGGAGTTATCACCGGCGGCGTATTAGCGGTTGCTCGGGTTGCGGGAGAGACGGCGCCGCTGATCTTGACCGCGCTCGGCAATGAATATTATCCTTCGGGCCTTTTTAGGCCGATTGACGAAATCACGCTGAGGATTCTGAAGTATGCGCGCGGACCGTACGACGTTTGGCACCAGCAGGCGTATGGAGCTGCCTTGCTGCTGGTTCTTGGCGTCGCCATTGGGAGTCTGCTATTGCGCATAACCACACGAGACCGTTATGCGGCCACTTAA
- the pstC gene encoding phosphate ABC transporter permease subunit PstC — protein MATAVADRLVMQPKEKARRAGRGDRIYHAVVKSVVGVVLAIFTGVVVVVITGAWPAMKRFGPGFMVRTGWDPVHLSFGALPFIVGTILVALGAMILAGGVGLMTAVCITELLPRWSQGPVTYLIELLAFIPSVVYGLFGLLVLAPLLQSTVEIWLMEHLGTRLSIFNGAPYGVGYLSAILILAIMLLPLIVTLAREALILVPRGIKEGGYALGVSHWDVVWRITVPYAKNGIVGAFVLSLGRALGETIAVAMTIGGGFSLPRTVMDQGYTLASVIANEFNEVSSDMYLSALIYCGLILLVITVVVNILAYFIVRRLSGLHGFKV, from the coding sequence ATGGCGACTGCCGTAGCTGACCGTCTAGTGATGCAACCAAAGGAAAAAGCCCGGCGGGCGGGTCGCGGAGATCGCATATACCACGCCGTAGTAAAGAGTGTGGTGGGTGTGGTGCTTGCGATCTTCACTGGCGTCGTCGTCGTCGTGATCACGGGAGCCTGGCCGGCGATGAAGCGTTTTGGTCCGGGCTTCATGGTCCGCACCGGCTGGGACCCGGTGCATCTATCCTTTGGAGCGCTACCGTTTATCGTTGGCACGATCCTGGTGGCGCTTGGAGCGATGATCCTGGCGGGAGGGGTAGGTCTGATGACCGCAGTCTGCATCACCGAGCTTCTGCCACGGTGGTCGCAGGGACCTGTTACGTACCTCATCGAATTACTCGCGTTCATTCCAAGCGTGGTTTACGGTCTATTCGGTCTGCTCGTTTTGGCTCCATTGCTGCAAAGTACGGTCGAAATTTGGCTTATGGAGCATCTTGGAACACGACTTTCGATCTTCAACGGTGCACCGTATGGAGTCGGGTATCTAAGCGCCATACTCATTCTGGCAATCATGCTTCTACCGCTAATTGTGACCCTCGCCAGGGAAGCTCTCATCCTCGTTCCCAGAGGCATTAAAGAGGGTGGGTACGCGCTTGGCGTGAGTCACTGGGATGTGGTTTGGAGAATCACTGTCCCGTATGCAAAAAACGGAATTGTCGGGGCATTCGTTTTATCGCTGGGCCGCGCGCTGGGCGAAACCATCGCGGTCGCGATGACGATCGGGGGTGGGTTCAGCCTTCCGAGAACCGTAATGGATCAGGGCTACACCCTGGCGAGCGTTATTGCCAACGAATTCAATGAAGTTAGCTCGGATATGTATCTATCCGCACTCATCTACTGCGGTTTGATCCTGCTTGTGATCACGGTTGTCGTCAACATCTTGGCGTATTTCATTGTGCGGAGGTTGTCAGGGCTCCATGGATTCAAAGTATAA
- the pstS gene encoding phosphate ABC transporter substrate-binding protein PstS translates to MVSRWSPRRKSKMRLFSRCGSAVAVFTLILFASLGIFAQSGALTGAGSTFVNPLMSKWSKEYHTLHPNVEINYQSIGSGGGRQQFLAKTVAFGASDAPLTDEQLAQAGGTANVVHIPVTQGAVVIAYNVAGVSKQLRFSPDSIAGIYLGEIKLWNDPKIAADNPGVSLPAKPVLVVHRSDGSGTTDIFTDYLTKVSGKWKSKVGHGTSVQWPVGIGGQGNEGVANQVRNTQGGVGYIELAYARQNKISYGLVKNQAGNYIDPDPKNVTNAADSLKEIPADLRFSITDQPGPQAYPIAGSTWVLLYKNQQDANQGKLVVDFVEWAITDGQKYANELDYAVLAKNLVQKSQAALHSITCGGKPCLQK, encoded by the coding sequence GTGGTAAGCCGGTGGTCGCCAAGGAGAAAATCAAAAATGAGACTTTTTAGTCGTTGTGGTTCAGCCGTTGCAGTCTTCACCCTGATCTTGTTTGCTTCTCTGGGTATTTTCGCCCAGTCTGGTGCTCTGACCGGTGCGGGTTCCACGTTCGTCAACCCGCTGATGTCAAAGTGGTCTAAGGAGTATCACACGCTTCACCCCAATGTCGAAATCAACTACCAATCCATCGGATCGGGCGGCGGTCGTCAGCAGTTTTTGGCAAAAACGGTTGCCTTCGGGGCGAGCGATGCTCCCCTGACCGATGAGCAGCTTGCGCAAGCTGGTGGCACGGCGAACGTGGTTCATATTCCGGTCACACAGGGTGCCGTTGTGATCGCCTACAACGTGGCTGGAGTGTCGAAGCAACTGCGGTTCAGTCCCGATAGCATCGCCGGAATATACCTTGGCGAGATCAAGTTGTGGAACGATCCGAAGATCGCCGCCGATAATCCGGGAGTATCTTTGCCGGCGAAACCGGTGTTGGTGGTTCACCGCTCAGATGGTTCTGGGACAACGGATATTTTTACGGACTACTTGACCAAGGTCAGTGGGAAGTGGAAGTCGAAGGTGGGCCATGGAACATCCGTGCAATGGCCAGTCGGCATCGGTGGACAAGGAAATGAGGGTGTGGCAAACCAAGTGAGGAATACTCAAGGCGGAGTTGGCTATATCGAACTCGCCTACGCGCGGCAGAACAAGATTTCCTACGGCCTGGTCAAGAACCAAGCCGGGAACTACATTGATCCAGATCCCAAAAATGTAACGAACGCCGCTGATTCACTAAAAGAAATCCCTGCGGACTTGCGCTTTTCGATCACCGACCAACCGGGCCCGCAAGCGTATCCGATCGCGGGATCGACATGGGTTCTCCTTTACAAGAACCAACAGGATGCGAACCAGGGTAAGCTTGTCGTCGATTTCGTGGAGTGGGCCATCACTGACGGCCAAAAGTACGCCAATGAACTGGACTATGCGGTGCTGGCGAAGAACCTGGTCCAGAAATCGCAGGCCGCTCTTCATTCCATTACTTGTGGTGGAAAACCCTGTTTGCAAAAGTAG